One segment of Brassica napus cultivar Da-Ae chromosome C3, Da-Ae, whole genome shotgun sequence DNA contains the following:
- the LOC125583253 gene encoding terpenoid synthase 26-like: MLTQYYTILTIIDDTFDRYASLPEAEILANSLERCTPDHAMDNQPEYLKAVLNFILDTLEDFEKELRSEGKTYSVEANIEEFKAAVKAYFEHAKWAHAAHLPSFEEYMEVAEVEIGVGRLMNDITGFEDDMSRGQLTNAVNCYMKQDGVTKQDALRELHKMVADTDNIINEELLTTAGVSSLVLKTVMGLAQSITVCYNGCEGYTRPEGKIKEYMTSMYVDQIRL; encoded by the exons ATGTTGACTCAGTATTACACCATTTTAACGATTATAGATGACACATTCGACAGATATGCGTCTCTTCCTGAGGCTGAAATCCTCGCCAATAGCTTGGAAAG GTGTACTCCCGATCATGCCATGGATAACCAACCTGAATATTTGAAAGCCGTACTAAACTTTATATTGGATACTTTAgaagattttgaaaaagaacTTAGGTCGGAAGGAAAAACTTACAGTGTGGAAGCCAATATAGAAGAG TTCAAGGCAGCTGTGAAAGCCTACTTTGAACATGCAAAATGGGCACATGCCGCTCACCTGCCTAGCTTTGAGGAGTACATGGAGGTAGCTGAGGTGGAGATCGGAGT AGGTCGTCTTATGAATGATATAACCGGTTTTGAG GATGACATGAGTAGAGGACAGCTCACGAATGCAGTCAACTGTTATATGAAGCAGGATGGAGTTACCAAACAAGACGCTTTAAGAGAGCTACATAAAATGGTTGCAGATACCGATAACATAATAAATGAGGAGCTCTTGACGACAGCTGGTGTGTCAAGTTTGGTTCTCAAGACAGTAATGGGTCTTGCACAATCGATCACCGTCTGCTACAATGGATGTGAAGGATACACTCGCCCCGAAGGAAAAATCAAGGAGTACATGACTTCTATGTATGTTGATCAGATTCGTCTTTAA
- the LOC125575006 gene encoding cyclin-T1-4-like isoform X1: MAGVLGGECSYNESGVSSYSRNSNENQEEGSRWYFGRKEIEENSPSRLDGIDLKKETYLRKSYCTFLQDLGMRLKVPQITIATSIIFCHRFFIRQSHARNDRRTIATVCMFLAGKVEETPRPLKDVIVVSYEIIHKKDPATAQKIKQKEVYEQQKELILSGEKIVLSTLGFDFNVYHPYKPLVEAIKKFKVAQNALAQVAWNFVNDGLRTSLCLQFKPHHIAAGAIFLAAKFLKVKLPSDGEKVWWQEFDVTPRQLEDVSNQMLELYEQNRVPASQGSEVESSVGGGSGHHVGSKPISAQRPSHEHSKSDSHGGSSKATENHRNENGSGEAGSVITEHTENQPADKSRPGVEEPAKDKTERTGAHLPDDSAAHDKSRNVNTSDVPVSQSPKDLKLLRDKVKAKLEAKKLQGERTRKKDLIDEDDLIERELEDVELAVDDDKDNQKKNSKTNHMGTEQGDLLDGNNLVCNAEEGEMVDDDVSLTVPSRKRKIESPCEKQLGEGKRQHNDNSENVEGQKTSGGGSSSHNGHGD; the protein is encoded by the exons ATGGCTGGAGTATTGGGTGGGGAATGTTCATACAATGAGAGTGGCGTTTCCTCCTACTCCAGGAACTCCAATGAAAATCAGGAAGAGGGTTCCCGCTGGTATTTTGGAAGGAAAGAAATTGAAGAAAACTCACCTTCCAGGTTGGATGGTATCGACTTGAAGAAGGAAACGTACCTCCGCAAGTCTTACTGTACCTTTTTGCAGGACTTGGGTATGAGATTGAAAGT tcCTCAGATTACAATAGCTACATCAATAATCTTCTGCCATCGGTTCTTCATTCGCCAGTCACATGCTAGGAATGACAGAAGG ACGATTGCTACTGTCTGCATGTTCCTTGCTGGAAAAGTTGAAGAAACTCCAAGGCCGTTAAAAGATGTTATTGTGGTCTCGTATGAGATAATACACAAGAAGGATCCTGCTACTGCACAGAAAATTAAGCAAAAG GAAGTATATGAGCAACAAAAAGAGCTTATACTAAGCGGAGAAAAGATTGTACTTTCTACATTAGGATTTGACTTCAATGTTTATCATCCTTATAAACCTCTTGTTGAAGCAATAAAGAAATTTAAGGTGGCACAGAATGCTCTGGCCCAAGTTGCATGGAATTTTGTTAATGATGG TCTGCGGACGTCACTCTGCCTGCAATTTAAGCCTCACCACATTGCGGCGGGTGCAATTTTTCTTGCTGCGAAGTTCCTTAAAGTGAAATTGCCATCGGATGGAGAGAAGGTTTGGTGGCAAGAATTTGATGTCACACCTCGACAACTGGAGG ATGTTAGCAACCAAATGCTTGAGCTCTATGAGCAAAACCGTGTTCCTGCATCTCAAGGAAGCGAAGTCGAAAGTAGTGTAGGTGGAGGATCAGGTCATCACGTTGGTTCTAAACCAATATCAGCACAACGCCCAAGTCATGAACATTCAAAATCTGATAGTCATGGAGGCTCGTCAAAAGCTACAGAAAACCACAGGAATGAAAATGGGAGTGGTGAGGCAGGTAGTGTCATTACGGAGCATACAGAAAATCAGCCAGCCGATAAGTCTAGACCGGGAGTTGAGGAACCGGCGAAGGACAAAACAGAGAGAACAGGTGCACATCTTCCAGATGATAGCGCCGCTCACGATAAATCTAGAAATGTTAATACAAGTGATGTTCCGGTCAGCCAGTCGCCGAAAGACTTAAAACTGCTTAGGGATAAGGTGAAGGCTAAACTAGAGGCTAAGAAGTTGCAAGGTGAAAGGACGAGGAAAAAGGATCTGATAGATGAGGATGATTTGATCGAGAGAGAACTTGAAGATGTGGAATTAGCTGTTGACGATGACAAAGATAACCAGAAGAAGAACTCCAAAACCAATCATATGGGTACAGAACAGGGCGATCTTCTTGATGGAAACAACTTGGTGTGCAATGCCGAAGAAGGTGAAATGGTAGATGATGATGTTTCTTTAACAGTGCCTAGTCGGAAGAGGAAAATTGAAAGCCCTTGTGAAAAGCAGTTAGGAGAAGGAAAGAGGCAACACAACGACAACAGTGAGAATGTTGAAGGTCAGAAGACAAGCGGAGGAGGAAGTAGTAGTCATAATGGTCATGGTGACTGA
- the LOC125575006 gene encoding cyclin-T1-4-like isoform X2, whose amino-acid sequence MRLKVPQITIATSIIFCHRFFIRQSHARNDRRTIATVCMFLAGKVEETPRPLKDVIVVSYEIIHKKDPATAQKIKQKEVYEQQKELILSGEKIVLSTLGFDFNVYHPYKPLVEAIKKFKVAQNALAQVAWNFVNDGLRTSLCLQFKPHHIAAGAIFLAAKFLKVKLPSDGEKVWWQEFDVTPRQLEDVSNQMLELYEQNRVPASQGSEVESSVGGGSGHHVGSKPISAQRPSHEHSKSDSHGGSSKATENHRNENGSGEAGSVITEHTENQPADKSRPGVEEPAKDKTERTGAHLPDDSAAHDKSRNVNTSDVPVSQSPKDLKLLRDKVKAKLEAKKLQGERTRKKDLIDEDDLIERELEDVELAVDDDKDNQKKNSKTNHMGTEQGDLLDGNNLVCNAEEGEMVDDDVSLTVPSRKRKIESPCEKQLGEGKRQHNDNSENVEGQKTSGGGSSSHNGHGD is encoded by the exons ATGAGATTGAAAGT tcCTCAGATTACAATAGCTACATCAATAATCTTCTGCCATCGGTTCTTCATTCGCCAGTCACATGCTAGGAATGACAGAAGG ACGATTGCTACTGTCTGCATGTTCCTTGCTGGAAAAGTTGAAGAAACTCCAAGGCCGTTAAAAGATGTTATTGTGGTCTCGTATGAGATAATACACAAGAAGGATCCTGCTACTGCACAGAAAATTAAGCAAAAG GAAGTATATGAGCAACAAAAAGAGCTTATACTAAGCGGAGAAAAGATTGTACTTTCTACATTAGGATTTGACTTCAATGTTTATCATCCTTATAAACCTCTTGTTGAAGCAATAAAGAAATTTAAGGTGGCACAGAATGCTCTGGCCCAAGTTGCATGGAATTTTGTTAATGATGG TCTGCGGACGTCACTCTGCCTGCAATTTAAGCCTCACCACATTGCGGCGGGTGCAATTTTTCTTGCTGCGAAGTTCCTTAAAGTGAAATTGCCATCGGATGGAGAGAAGGTTTGGTGGCAAGAATTTGATGTCACACCTCGACAACTGGAGG ATGTTAGCAACCAAATGCTTGAGCTCTATGAGCAAAACCGTGTTCCTGCATCTCAAGGAAGCGAAGTCGAAAGTAGTGTAGGTGGAGGATCAGGTCATCACGTTGGTTCTAAACCAATATCAGCACAACGCCCAAGTCATGAACATTCAAAATCTGATAGTCATGGAGGCTCGTCAAAAGCTACAGAAAACCACAGGAATGAAAATGGGAGTGGTGAGGCAGGTAGTGTCATTACGGAGCATACAGAAAATCAGCCAGCCGATAAGTCTAGACCGGGAGTTGAGGAACCGGCGAAGGACAAAACAGAGAGAACAGGTGCACATCTTCCAGATGATAGCGCCGCTCACGATAAATCTAGAAATGTTAATACAAGTGATGTTCCGGTCAGCCAGTCGCCGAAAGACTTAAAACTGCTTAGGGATAAGGTGAAGGCTAAACTAGAGGCTAAGAAGTTGCAAGGTGAAAGGACGAGGAAAAAGGATCTGATAGATGAGGATGATTTGATCGAGAGAGAACTTGAAGATGTGGAATTAGCTGTTGACGATGACAAAGATAACCAGAAGAAGAACTCCAAAACCAATCATATGGGTACAGAACAGGGCGATCTTCTTGATGGAAACAACTTGGTGTGCAATGCCGAAGAAGGTGAAATGGTAGATGATGATGTTTCTTTAACAGTGCCTAGTCGGAAGAGGAAAATTGAAAGCCCTTGTGAAAAGCAGTTAGGAGAAGGAAAGAGGCAACACAACGACAACAGTGAGAATGTTGAAGGTCAGAAGACAAGCGGAGGAGGAAGTAGTAGTCATAATGGTCATGGTGACTGA
- the LOC125583254 gene encoding dnaJ homolog subfamily B member 14-like: protein MESNKEKKISENDYVGAKKFVNKAENLYPKLDGLKQVSMMIDVYISASDKINRKGEADWYGVLGVDPSVTDEDLKRQYKKLALLLHPDKNKFTGATEAFKLISEGWCLLSDKAQRFSYDLKRKSTDTQSGVYQKEPKRHKPDFSGNKPKHEYDYESESDPEAETETEPGFTWNKAQYKREPDFSWNYVKASTFWTKQDFVVTEIELEEIGGRRVIRFNKSRTDTSSSSSTSAFDSTTLQKKE, encoded by the exons ATGGAAAGTAACAAGGAGAAGAAAATCTCAGAGAACGATTACGTAGGTGCCAAGAAATTCGTCAACAAGGCTGAGAATTTGTATCCAAAGCTCGATGGATTGAAACAAGTGTCGATGATGATCGATGTCTACATCTCTGCATCAGACAAGATCAACAGAAAAGGAGAAGCTGATTGGTATGGAGTTCTTGGTGTTGATCCTTCGGTTACTGATGAAGATTTGAAAAGACAGTACAAGAAGTTAGCTCTTTTGCTTCATCCTGACAAGAACAAGTTTACTGGCGCAACCGAGGCGTTTAAGCTGATCTCAGAAGGTTGGTGTCTCTTATCTGATAAGGCTCAGAGATTTTCTTATGATCTTAAGAGGAAATCAACAGATACGCAGAGTGGAGTGTACCAGAAAGAACCAAAGCGACACAAGCCAGACTTTTCAGGGAATAAGCCGAAACATGAGTATGATTATGAGTCTGAGTCTGACCCTGAGGCTGAGACTGAGACTGAGCCTGGCTTTACATGGAATAAGGCTCAATATAAGCGTGAGCCAGATTTTTCATGGAATTATGTGAAAGCCAGTACCTTTTGGACAAA ACAGGATTTTGTGGTAACCGAGATAGAACTAGAGGAGATCGGAGGGAGGCGAGTCATCAGGTTCAATAAAAGCAGAACtgatacttcttcttcttcaagtacTTCAGCATTTGATAGCACAACCCTGCAGAAGAAAGAATGA
- the LOC125583255 gene encoding uncharacterized protein LOC125583255: MDQSWAAVAQDKKSLKKYDVEILEKGGKQTVKIPEEVITKSTPIWDDFLVVKFLDQAPHVAKVHMVLNKIWKYGDLAAKVEVYEVNETMMRFKVLNPKAREKIIRRGMWNIVGIPMIVSKWTPRSEEEKQEEDMIPMWINLTKVPLHMFSWEGLSLLASPVGFPVKLYPETLACTGFEVVKIFVKVDVTKVLPKEMSFTSRGEEFTVEFDYPWLLSKCKHCDKWGHSEKVCAMVKVPQGRIGRSQPSTPKQIGSEMHISSSKYSILSTNKEEEEEIVEEGKEIIEEEGNVDVIEEILVEDKIGDETRVKEGKAGKNEDDFFCTFIYASNAVEERKVLWEDLHDHHSSPMFRDMGYQGPLYTWCNKREEGVICKKLDRVLMNGAALNRFQNGFAMFEPGGCSDHLRCKIQLKPPVEKIKKPFKYVNAIGSLSGFLPMIQEYWESTEVLFHSTSAMFRFSKKLKNLKPLIRTLGREKLGNLTKRAQEAYEVLCEKQKNTLVLATDVSVQEEAEAYEKSLFVAGLEEDHLKQKAKLHWLEVGDLNNKTFHNSIRAKRAQNAMREIRCSDGRRVVTHEEIKGEAERHFSEFLNQCPDDYKGVSVDELKELLQYRCSEEDGRYLDAEVTGEEIRKSVFKFSFLPKGVNSTILALVPKKEDSLEMKDFRPISCCNVLYKVVSKILANRLKRILPKIISENESAFIEGRLLMENVLLASELVKDYHKSSGSLRGVMKIDISKAFDSVQWDFVLKSLEALGIPEKFIGLIKLCISTGSFSVQVNGDLAGYFQSSRGLREGCSLSPYLFVLCMNVLSKKIDSAAAVRAFKYHPRCKSLALTHLCFADDLMIFVEGSKESVQGALSVFDQFSEWSGLKISIEKSTLYLSGVSEGEERRILSNFPFAKGELPVRYLRLPLTTKAMRQQDYFPLVEKIRCRISTWTSRFLSYAGRLQLVKAVIMSLVNFWASVYLLPSKCIRDIERICGAFLWSGPELKSTGAKVAWSMVCGEKEEGGLGIRDLKVVNRGKWIRSNLLKQKNFWEIKEDTQMGSWMWRKMIKMRGVARSFHKKDLGNGRNTSFWFDHWSEKGVLITLLGERGIVDMGIKREATVAEAIMRDKRRRSYRSLALREIEAEMETVQKKLRVENEDVNMWRDGSGYRQKFSTHATWMLLRSQKERCSWARSIWFSKATPKYAFVS, from the exons ATGGATCAAAGTTGGGCTGCTGTGGCGCAGGATAAGAAATCTCTGAAGAAATACGATGTTGAGATCTTGGAAAAAGGGGGGAAACAAACTGTGAAGATTCCGGAAGAGGTAATCACTAAATCGACTCCGATTTGGGATGATTTTTTAGTTGTGAAGTTTTTGGATCAAGCTCCTCATGTAGCAAAAGTCCATATGGTTCTCAATAAGATCTGGAAATATGGGGATCTAGCAGCAAAGGTGGAGGTATATGAAGTTAATGAAACGATGATGAGGTTCAAGGTTTTGAATcctaaagcaagggagaagattATCAGGCGTGGGATGTGGAACATTGTGGGGATTCCGATGATTGTCAGTAAAtggacaccacgttctgaagaAGAGAAGCAAGAGGAGGATATGATACCCATGTGGATCAATCTTACAAAGGTTCCATTGCATATGTTCTCTTGGGAGGGCCTGAGTCTCCTGGCGAGTCCAGTGGGTTTCCCAGTTAAGCTTTATCCGGAGACACTTGCCTGTACTGGCTTTGAAGTGGTGAAGATTTTTGTAAAAGTGGATGTTACAAAAGTTTTGCCAAAGGAGATGAGTTTTACAAGTAGAGGTGAGGAGTTTACAGTGGAGTTTGATTATCCATGGCTTCTCTCTAAGTGTAAACATTGTGACAAATGGGGACACTCAGAGAAGGTGTGTGCTATGG tgaaagtgCCACAGGGGAGAATTGGTCGTTCACAACCAAGTACCCCGAAACAAATAGGGAGTGAGATGCATATATCCTCGTCAAAGTATAGTATTTTGAGCACTaataaagaagaggaagaagaaatagTAGAGGAAGGGAAAGAAATTATTGAGGAGGAAGGTAATGTGGATGTGATAGAGGAAATCTTGGTGGAAGATAAGATTGGGGATG AAACAAGGGTGAAGGAAGGGAAAGCAGGGAAG AATGAAGATGATTTTTTCTGCACTTTCATATATGCTAGTAATGCGGTTGAAGAGAGGAAGGTGTTATGGGAGGATCTTCATGATCATCATTCTTCTCCGATGTTTCGAG ACATGGGTTATCAAGGGCCACTTTATACATGGTGCAATAAAAGAGAGGAGGGAGTGATTTGCAAGAAACTTGACAGGGTTCTGATGAATGGTGCTGCTCTGAATAGGTTTCAGAATGGATTTGCAATGTTTGAGCCAGGGGGTTGCTCTGATCACCTGCGGTGCAAAATCCAGTTGAAGCCACCAGTGGAAAAGATAAAGAAGCCGTTTAAATATGTGAACGCAATTGGGAGTTTATCAGGTTTCCTACCTATGATTCAGGAATACTGGGAGTCGACTGAGGTTCTTTTCCATTCTACTTCTGCTATGTTCAGATTCTCAAAAAAGTTAAAGAACCTGAAACCTCTTATTCGTACGCTGGGAAGAGAGAAGCTAGGTAATCTTACAAAGCGAGCTCAGGAAGCCTATGAAGTTCTTTGTGAAAAGCAGAAGAATACTTTAGTTTTGGCTACGGATGTAAGTGTTCAAGAGGAGGCAGAAGCTTATGAGAAATCGTTGTTTGTGGCTGGGTTAGAAGAAGATCATCTTAAACAAAAAGCCAAGTTGCATTGGTTGGAAGTGGGGGATCTCAATAACAAAACTTTTCATAACTCTATCCGAGCTAAAAGAGCACAAAATGCTATGAGAGAAATTCGCTGTTCTGATGGTAGGAGGGTTGTAACTCACGAGGAAATAAAAGGGGAGGCTGAAAGACATTTCTCTGAGTTTCTGAACCAGTGTCCTGATGACTATAAGGGTGTGTCTGTAGATGAACTAAAAGAGCTGTTGCAGTATAGATGTTCTGAAGAGGATGGTAGATACTTGGATGCGGAGGTAACTGGTGAGGAGATTCGCAAG TCAGTGTTCAAGTTTAGCTTTCTCCCGAAAGGTGTGAACTCTACAATTCTTGCTCTGGTTCCGAAGAAAGAAGACTCGTTGGAGATGAAGGATTTTAGGCCAATATCTTGTTGTAACGTCTTGTACAAGGTGGTTTCAAAGATACTGGCTAATAGATTGAAGAGAATTCTTCCCAAGATAATATCTGAGAACGAGTCTGCTTTCATTGAGGGGCGTCTATTGATGGAGAATGTTCTCTTGGCTTCTGAGTTAGTGAAGGACTATCATAAGAGTTCAGGATCGCTGAGGGGAGTTATGAAGATTGATATTTCCAAGGCCTTTGACTCAGTACAATGGGACTTTGTTTTGAAGAGCTTAGAAGCTTTGGGAATCCCAGAGAAGTTCATTGGTCTGATCAAGCTCTGTATATCCACGGGTTCTTTTTCAGTACAAGTTAATGGGGATTTGGCTGGATACTTTCAAAGTTCAAGAGGGTTGCGCGAAGGGTGTTCTCTTTCTCCATACCTATTTGTTTTATGTATGAATGTGCTCTCCAAAAAGATTGACAGTGCCGCAGCGGTAAGAGCTTTCAAGTATCATCCTCGCTGTAAGTCCCTAGCTCTTACTCACTTGTGTTTTGCGGATGATCTGATGATATTCGTGGAAGGATCTAAGGAGTCAGTCCAGGGAGCCTTATCTGTCTTTGATCAGTTTTCTGAGTGGTCGGGTTTGAAGATTAGCATTGAGAAGTCTACGTTGTATCTCTCTGGGGTCTCTGAAGGGGAAGAGCGTagaatattatcaaattttccTTTTGCGAAGGGTGAGCTCCCAGTCCGTTATCTGAGACTGCCTTTGACGACCAAAGCTATGCGACAGCAAGATTACTTTCCTTTGGTGGAGAAGATTAGATGTCGGATTAGCACATGGACGAGTAGGTTTCTCTCTTATGCCGGGCGCTTGCAGTTGGTCAAAGCTGTGATAATGAGTTTGGTAAATTTTTGGGCTTCAGTCTATCTACTTCCTAGTAAATGTATTCGGGATATTGAGCGAATCTGTGGAGCATTTTTGTGGTCGGGTCCAGAACTGAAGTCTACCGGTGCTAAAGTGGCTTGGTCAATGGTTTGTGGGGAAAAAGAGGAGGGAGGTCTGGGCATAAGAGATCTTAAGGTGGTGAATAGA GGGAAATGGATAAGGAGTAACCTATTAAAGCAAAAGAATTTCTGGGAGATCAAGGAGGATACGCAGATGGGGTCTTGGATGTGGAGAAAGATGATCAAAATGAGAGGAGTTGCAAGGAGTTTTCATAAAAAAGACTTGGGGAATGGAAGGAATACTTCTTTCTGGTTTGATCATTGGTCTGAGAAGGGAGTTCTAATTACACTGTTGGGGGAAAGAGGTATAGTAGATATGGGCATTAAACGTGAAGCCACAGTAGCAGAAGCTATTATGAGAGATAAAAGGAGGAGAAGTTATCGTTCTTTGGCTCTTAGGGAAATTGAGGCAGAAATGGAGACTGTTCAGAAAAAGCTACGAGTGGAGAATGAGGATGTAAATATGTGGAGGGATGGGTCGGGGTATAGACAAAAATTCTCAACACATGCTACTTGGATGTTGCTTCGTTCGCAAAAGGAGAGGTGTAGTTGGGCTAGGAGTATTTGGTTCTCAAAGGCGACTCCTAAGTATGCGTTTGTTTCATAG
- the LOC106383202 gene encoding uncharacterized protein LOC106383202, with the protein MECNKEEATKAIKIAERKISDNDYNGAKRFVRKAKTLYPTLDGLEQISTMVDVYISASNKTNGSESDWYGILGVDPLADEEAVKKQYKKLVLLLHQDKNRFNGAEGAFKLVLDAWSLLSDKAKRAVYDQKRKRKEAKEKKSEPKPPPPAAARENPKRAFKKTEKRARQEPGACNVDGKAKEASSKKKKVSSTFWTMCTHCLTYSEHVRAHSLDKTSFCPFCHGIFVATEKFPEMVNGKPFIRFTPPRQQVTFWTMCTHCSTYSEHVRAGHLDKTLPCPFCHGIFVAAESFPEMVNGKPFIRFAPPPPKPQATSGSTSVTPNSTHEADMHFKKPMATGHPHSRFEDLNSTHEAQRLFSRSGRTGVK; encoded by the coding sequence ATGGAGTGTAATAAGGAAGAAGCTACAAAAGCAATTAAAATTGCAGAGAGAAAAATTTCAGATAACGACTACAACGGAGCAAAGAGATTCGTTAGAAAAGCTAAGACTTTGTATCCAACTCTCGATGGTTTGGAACAGATCTCAACTATGGTCGATGTTTACATCTCTGCATCGAACAAGACAAACGGAAGTGAATCGGATTGGTATGGGATTCTCGGTGTTGATCCTTTGGCCGATGAAGAAGCCGTCAAAAAACAGTACAAGAAGTTAGTACTTTTGCTTCATCAGGACAAGAACAGGTTTAATGGAGCGGAAGGCGCGTTTAAGCTGGTTTTAGATGCTTGGTCTCTGTTATCTGACAAGGCTAAGAGAGCTGTCTATgatcagaagaggaaaaggaaagaagctaaagagaaaaagagtgaACCAAAGCCTCCTCCTCCTGCTGCTGCTAGAGAAAATCCAAAGAGGGCTTTCAAAAAAACGGAAAAGAGGGCACGGCAGGAGCCAGGTGCTTGTAACGTGGATGGCAAGGCGAAAGAAGCCTCATCGAAAAAGAAGAAAGTTAGTAGTACCTTTTGGACAATGTGCACTCATTGCTTGACATACTCCGAACATGTGAGAGCTCATAGTCTTGACAAGACCTCGTTTTGTCCATTCTGCCATGGGATTTTCGTCGCGACGGAGAAGTTTCCAGAGATGGTCAATGGGAAGCCATTCATCAGATTCACTCCTCCTCGCCAACAAGTTACCTTTTGGACAATGTGCACTCATTGCTCCACATACTCTGAGCATGTGAGAGCTGGTCATCTTGACAAGACCTTGCCTTGTCCATTCTGCCATGGAATTTTCGTCGCTGCAGAGAGCTTTCCAGAGATGGTCAATGGGAAGCCATTCATAAGATTTGCTCCTCCTCCCCCCAAGCCTCAAGCAACAAGCGGAAGCACAAGTGTTACTCCAAACTCTACTCATGAGGCAGACATGCATTTCAAGAAGCCGATGGCAACAGGACATCCACACTCTAGATTTGAAGATCTAAACTCTACTCATGAAGCACAGAGGCTTTTTTCAAGAAGCGGACGGACAGGTGTGAAATAA